The following proteins are encoded in a genomic region of Prionailurus viverrinus isolate Anna chromosome E3, UM_Priviv_1.0, whole genome shotgun sequence:
- the RCC1L gene encoding RCC1-like G exchanging factor-like protein isoform X2, protein MGLGALAARARLGWRLSGSGRELRPGRGHWTAAGRSRSPREADTPVFQYVGERAARADRIFVWGFSFSGALGVPTFVLPGAGPEPRAGSRPRRRIQPVPYRLELDQKISSAACGYGFTLLSSKTKDVTKVWGMGLNKDSQLGFHRSRKDTTRGYEYVLEPSPVPLPLDRPQDTQVLQVSCGRAHSLILTDREGVFSMGNNSYGQCGRNVVEDEIYSESHRVTRLQDFEGQVVQVVCGQDHSLFLTDKGEVYSCGWGADGQTGLGHYNITSVPTKLGGDLAGVHVVQLATYGDCCLAVSAEGGLFGWGNSEYLQLASVTDSTQVNVPRCLPFSGVGRVKQAACGGTGCAVLNGEGHVFVWGYGILGKGPNLVETALPEMIPPTLFGLAEFNPEVQVSLIRCGLSHFAALTNRGELFVWGKNIRGCLGIGRLEDQYFPWRVTMPGEPVDVACGVDHMVTLAKSFI, encoded by the exons atggggctgggggcgCTGGCCGCCAGGGCTCGGCTGGGGTGGCGGCTGAGCGGGTCGGGACGGGAGCTGAGGCCGGGGCGAGGGCATTGGACGGCAGCCGGGCGCTCGCGGAGCCCGCGCGAGGCAGACACGCCCGTGTTCCAATATGTGGGCGAGCGCGCGGCCCGTGCCGACCGCATCTTCGTGTGGGGCTTCAGCTTCTCGGGGGCGCTGGGCGTGCCCACCTTCGTGCTGCCCGGCGCCGGGCCCGAGCCTCGCGCCGGCTCGCGGCCGCGACGCAGGATCCAACCTGTGCCCTACCGCCTGGAGCTGGACCAGAAG ATTTCATCTGCTGCCTGTGGCTACGGATTCACATTGCTGTCCTCTAAAACCAAGGATGTTACGAAAGTCTGGGGCATGGGACTCAACAAAGATTCCCAGCTTGGATTTCACAGGAGCCGCAAGGATACTA CCAGGGGATACGAGTATGTGCTGGAGCCCTCGCCTGTGCCGCTGCCTCTGGACAGACCCCAGGACACGCAGGTGCTGCAGGTCTCGTGCGGCAGAGCCCATTCCCTCATCCTCACAGACCGCGAAGGAG TCTTCAGCATGGGAAACAATTCTTACGGGCAGTGTGGAAGAAACGTGGTCGAAGATGAAATTTACAG CGAAAGTCACAGAGTCACTAGACTGCAGGACTTCGAAGGTCAGGTGGTTCAG GTCGTCTGTGGCCAGGACCACAGCCTGTTCCTAACAGATAAAGGAGAGGTGTACTCGTGTGGCTGGGGTGCCGACGGGCAAACAG GTCTGGGTCACTACAATATCACCAGCGTACCCACCAAGTTGGGCGGAGACCTGGCCGGGGTGCACGTCGTCCAGCTTGCCACCTACGGTGACTGCTGCCTGGCCGTGTCTGCTGAGGGTGGCCTCTTCGGCTGGGGAAACTCCGAGTACCTGCAGCTGGCCTCTGTCACGGACTCCACGCAG GTGAACGTGCCCCGGTGCTTGCCCTTCTCAGGAGTGGGCAGGGTGAAGCAGGCCGCGTGCGGTGGCACAGGCTGTGCGGTGTTAAATG GAGAAGGACATGTTTTTGTCTGGGGCTACGGAATTCTTGGGAAAGGACCAAACCTCGTGGAAACTGCACTTCCAGAAATGATTCCACCCACCCTCTTTGGCCTGGCGGAGTTCAACCCAGAAGTCCAAGTCTCCCTCATCCGATGCGGCCTCAGCCACTTTGCCGCCCTTACCA aCAGAGGAGAGCTGTTTGTGTGGGGCAAGAACATCCGAGGGTGCCTGGGCATCGGTCGCCTGGAAGACCAGTATTTCCCGTGGAGG